One window of Methylococcus sp. EFPC2 genomic DNA carries:
- the rsmI gene encoding 16S rRNA (cytidine(1402)-2'-O)-methyltransferase has translation MADRECGILYLVATPIGNLADFSFRAVEILQSVDFIAAEDTRHSRPLLDRYDIAKPLIALHEHNEDAASGRLVDRLQAGESAALISDAGTPLINDPGYPLVRLARSRGVSVVPVPGPCALIAALSASGLPSDRFAFEGFPPRTASARRKLLENLSGDTRTLVFYESSHRVLDFVSDIAAVLPAERPVVIARELTKLHESFLNTTAGEAVALMQADSNSQRGEFVVVIQGAPAVPAEDALGEEPLRILKLLLEECSLKTAVSLCARITGARKELIYRTALAFKEGGAD, from the coding sequence TTGGCGGACCGCGAGTGCGGCATACTATATCTGGTGGCTACGCCCATCGGCAATCTGGCGGATTTCAGCTTCCGCGCGGTGGAAATCCTGCAATCGGTCGATTTCATCGCCGCCGAGGATACCCGCCACAGCCGCCCTCTGCTCGATCGTTACGACATCGCCAAGCCGCTGATCGCCCTGCACGAACACAACGAAGACGCGGCTTCCGGCCGGCTGGTGGATCGCTTGCAGGCGGGCGAGTCGGCCGCGCTGATTTCCGATGCCGGCACCCCGCTGATCAACGACCCCGGCTATCCGCTGGTGCGCTTGGCGCGCAGTCGCGGCGTGTCGGTCGTGCCCGTTCCCGGTCCCTGCGCCCTGATCGCCGCCTTGTCGGCGAGTGGTTTGCCGTCCGATCGCTTCGCCTTCGAAGGTTTTCCCCCGCGCACCGCGTCGGCGCGCCGCAAGTTGCTGGAGAACTTGAGTGGCGACACCCGCACGCTGGTGTTCTACGAATCCAGTCATCGGGTGCTGGATTTCGTCTCCGACATCGCCGCCGTGCTGCCGGCCGAACGGCCGGTGGTGATCGCGCGCGAGTTGACCAAGTTGCATGAGAGTTTTCTCAACACCACGGCCGGCGAGGCCGTCGCGCTGATGCAGGCCGATTCCAACAGCCAGCGCGGTGAATTCGTCGTCGTCATTCAGGGCGCCCCGGCCGTGCCGGCGGAAGATGCGCTCGGTGAAGAGCCGCTCAGGATATTGAAGCTGTTGCTGGAAGAATGTTCGCTGAAGACCGCCGTGTCCTTGTGCGCGCGCATCACCGGGGCGCGCAAGGAGTTGATTTATCGGACGGCGCTGGCGTTCAAAGAGGGTGGGGCGGACTAG